The Streptomyces sp. NBC_01775 genome includes a region encoding these proteins:
- a CDS encoding D-Ala-D-Ala carboxypeptidase family metallohydrolase — protein sequence MRTPPRDSTPPFSSRARRFGVRARRSLGGLALSLALLAAAVLTGTVTATASAPPESARATVAGRAADGCYSWQRDLSEGAKGEDVTQLQIRVAGYPAPGEVLTMDGDFGPATKAAVTRFQQAYGLPASGTANSATYEKLYALQDDDCSPAHFDFDELNDCNSDWSGGAVSAAQAKSNALRTMWKLEALRHALGDKPITVTSGFRSKACNDQVGGAPSSRHLYGDAADLASGPHTLCSLAQEARNRGFNGILGPGYPGHGDHTHVDHRGSRFWSAPNCGIG from the coding sequence ATGCGCACACCCCCAAGAGACAGCACGCCCCCCTTCAGCAGTCGTGCCCGCCGCTTCGGAGTCCGTGCCCGCCGCAGCCTGGGCGGGCTCGCCCTCTCCCTCGCGCTCCTGGCAGCCGCCGTGCTCACCGGTACGGTCACGGCCACCGCCTCGGCGCCGCCGGAGAGCGCGAGGGCGACAGTGGCGGGGAGGGCCGCCGACGGCTGCTACAGCTGGCAGCGGGACCTGTCCGAGGGCGCCAAGGGCGAGGACGTCACGCAGTTGCAGATCCGCGTCGCCGGATACCCGGCACCCGGCGAGGTGCTCACCATGGACGGCGACTTCGGCCCCGCCACCAAGGCCGCCGTCACCCGCTTCCAGCAGGCGTACGGGCTGCCCGCGAGCGGCACGGCGAACAGCGCGACCTACGAGAAGCTCTACGCCCTCCAGGACGACGACTGCTCCCCGGCGCACTTCGACTTCGACGAGCTGAACGACTGCAACTCCGACTGGAGCGGCGGAGCCGTCAGCGCTGCCCAGGCCAAGTCCAACGCGCTGCGCACCATGTGGAAGCTGGAGGCCCTCCGGCACGCGCTCGGCGACAAGCCGATCACCGTCACCAGCGGCTTCCGCTCCAAGGCGTGCAATGACCAGGTCGGCGGAGCGCCCTCCAGCCGCCACCTGTACGGCGACGCCGCCGACCTCGCGTCGGGCCCGCACACCCTGTGCTCGCTCGCGCAGGAGGCCCGGAACCGCGGCTTCAACGGGATCCTCGGGCCCGGCTACCCGGGCCACGGCGACCACACACACGTGGACCACCGCGGCAGCCGCTTCTGGTCGGCGCCGAACTGCGGCATCGGCTGA
- a CDS encoding DUF1269 domain-containing protein, whose product MPENILFADFTDRGTQAALGALDDLAGAHTEGKLKLREARVIGRDPEGNVEIPGEVDHTNSSAGFAVGGLVGALVGLVGGPVGAMIGFGAGGLIGGGHDVRRVTETNAALEELTSQIPPGSTVLVAEVDEDAPGPADKVLGPSIRRYAASQVRKELKAALSAPDTPESRSEG is encoded by the coding sequence ATGCCGGAAAACATCTTGTTCGCGGACTTCACCGACCGTGGCACCCAGGCGGCCCTGGGGGCGCTGGACGATCTGGCCGGCGCCCATACCGAGGGGAAGCTCAAGCTGCGCGAGGCACGGGTGATCGGCCGCGATCCCGAGGGCAACGTCGAAATCCCCGGCGAGGTGGACCACACCAACAGCTCCGCGGGCTTCGCCGTGGGAGGGCTCGTCGGCGCGCTGGTCGGCCTGGTGGGAGGGCCGGTGGGAGCCATGATCGGCTTCGGCGCCGGCGGGCTGATCGGCGGTGGCCACGACGTGCGCCGGGTGACGGAGACCAACGCCGCGCTGGAGGAGCTGACCTCGCAGATCCCGCCGGGCAGCACGGTCCTGGTCGCCGAGGTCGACGAAGACGCTCCCGGTCCGGCGGACAAGGTACTGGGCCCGAGCATCCGGCGCTACGCGGCCTCCCAGGTCCGCAAGGAGCTGAAGGCGGCACTCTCAGCACCGGATACTCCCGAATCCCGGTCCGAAGGGTGA
- a CDS encoding ACP S-malonyltransferase: MNVAFLFPGLGSQRPGMLHRLPDTSASATVLAEAEWSHPGGIAELDTAQALEESEVARHVCLLIAGVAGAGALMEDEEISPALLAGHGLGGYAAAVVAGLLTFAEALRAVRLRAELLERAEESEHDIGIRMAQHLATIKRRSFRLPYVTSTEGRCLRGATNAVFDDLARSVALPVRWKEMTMTLIEAGADCLVELPPGRVLTRRLAEELPGMRAVSVEERGIADAADFARGTAEGGEWGAYGAGTRA; the protein is encoded by the coding sequence ATGAACGTCGCGTTCCTCTTCCCCGGCCTGGGCTCGCAGCGGCCTGGAATGCTGCACAGGCTGCCCGACACCTCGGCCTCGGCGACCGTGCTCGCCGAGGCCGAGTGGAGCCACCCGGGAGGGATCGCCGAGCTGGACACCGCGCAGGCGCTGGAGGAGTCGGAGGTGGCCCGGCACGTATGCCTGCTGATCGCCGGGGTGGCCGGGGCGGGCGCGCTCATGGAGGACGAGGAGATCTCCCCCGCGCTCCTCGCGGGCCACGGGCTCGGAGGCTACGCGGCTGCCGTCGTCGCCGGGCTGCTCACGTTCGCGGAGGCGCTGCGTGCCGTACGGCTGCGGGCTGAGCTGCTGGAGCGCGCGGAGGAGTCGGAGCACGACATCGGCATCCGGATGGCGCAGCATCTCGCCACGATCAAGCGCCGCTCGTTCAGGCTGCCGTATGTGACGAGCACGGAGGGCCGCTGTCTGCGCGGTGCCACCAACGCGGTCTTCGACGACCTGGCCAGGTCGGTGGCGCTGCCGGTGCGCTGGAAGGAGATGACGATGACGCTGATCGAGGCAGGAGCGGACTGCCTGGTGGAGCTGCCGCCCGGGCGGGTGCTGACCCGGCGGCTGGCCGAGGAGCTGCCCGGGATGCGGGCCGTCTCCGTGGAGGAGCGCGGGATCGCGGACGCGGCCGACTTCGCACGCGGGACGGCGGAGGGCGGCGAGTGGGGGGCCTACGGGGCCGGGACCCGGGCCTGA
- a CDS encoding exodeoxyribonuclease III: MRKVTTVNVNGLRAAAKKGYAEWLATTEAEVICLQEVRAEPEQLPEAVRYPEGWHAFYAPSSAKGRAGVALLTRREPDSVRVGFGTAEFETSGRYVEAELPGLTVASLYLPSGEVGTERQEEKERFMAAFLPYLCDLRERSAAAGREVLVCGDWNIAHQEADLKNWRGNRKNAGFLPEERAWLSRVLDPSDGGYTDVVRSLHPDAEGPYSWWSYRGRAFDNDTGWRIDYHMSTPGLAARAVKAYVERAATHELRWSDHAPVTVDFD; encoded by the coding sequence ATGCGCAAGGTCACCACAGTTAATGTCAACGGCCTCCGGGCTGCCGCCAAGAAGGGCTACGCGGAGTGGCTGGCGACCACCGAAGCGGAGGTGATCTGCTTGCAGGAAGTCCGCGCGGAGCCGGAACAGCTCCCCGAGGCGGTGCGGTATCCGGAGGGCTGGCACGCCTTCTACGCCCCCTCCTCGGCCAAGGGCAGGGCGGGCGTCGCGCTGCTCACCCGGCGCGAGCCCGACAGCGTGCGTGTGGGATTCGGCACAGCCGAGTTCGAGACCTCGGGCCGCTACGTCGAGGCGGAACTGCCAGGGCTGACCGTCGCCAGCCTGTACCTGCCCTCCGGTGAGGTCGGCACCGAGCGGCAGGAGGAGAAGGAGCGCTTCATGGCGGCGTTCTTGCCCTACCTGTGCGACCTGCGCGAGCGGTCGGCAGCCGCCGGACGCGAGGTGCTGGTCTGCGGTGACTGGAACATCGCCCACCAGGAGGCCGACCTGAAGAACTGGCGCGGCAACCGCAAGAACGCCGGTTTCCTGCCCGAGGAGCGCGCCTGGCTCTCCCGTGTCCTGGACCCGTCCGACGGGGGCTACACCGACGTGGTCCGCTCGCTCCATCCGGATGCCGAGGGACCGTACTCGTGGTGGTCGTACCGGGGGCGCGCCTTCGACAACGACACGGGGTGGCGCATCGATTACCACATGTCCACCCCGGGCCTCGCCGCGCGCGCGGTCAAGGCGTACGTGGAGCGAGCCGCCACGCACGAGCTGCGCTGGAGCGACCACGCGCCCGTGACGGTCGACTTCGACTGA
- a CDS encoding sensor histidine kinase has translation MTQTSMAAPHAEAGSARGMLSGLRQDLFTGAFASRPLPPLPEAGPSSALRRVPAGIRQGLRWIRHWVLGGGAALIFLVAMPEAVGIGPPDTLLALILCLLLTAPIALVLFRPVGAFWISLAGFLVALPTGEGSPWADLAPVCHLIVMVSVVLRTRPRTAPEMWLLTIVPATFLSAFADDIDGNLPFVALFSAVVLVAAAAGRAWHEERRHVVETETVTAKERAHRTLLEERALIARELHDVVAHHMSVIAIQAEAAPFRVKDTPPELAGAFTTIRENAVAALTELRRILGLVRADDPDTFAVTGPEAPQPTLAALDTLLEGVREAGLEVDAVITGAPRTFPQGVELSAYRLVQEALSNALRHSPGAKTRVEISYVLGGLGLRVVNGRPERPVTPSPGSGHGLLGMRERVQLLGGEMTADPTEEGGFEVLAFVPVTPDAPAPASEGNPARGEEHTARHEGNPAWGEGAA, from the coding sequence ATGACCCAGACATCCATGGCCGCCCCGCACGCCGAGGCGGGATCCGCCCGCGGCATGCTGTCGGGGCTCCGGCAGGACCTGTTCACCGGCGCGTTCGCCTCCCGGCCGCTCCCGCCCCTGCCGGAAGCAGGCCCCTCCAGCGCGCTCCGGCGCGTGCCCGCCGGTATCCGGCAGGGCCTCCGGTGGATCCGGCACTGGGTCCTCGGAGGAGGCGCCGCCCTGATTTTCCTCGTCGCCATGCCCGAGGCGGTCGGCATCGGCCCGCCGGATACCCTCCTCGCGCTGATCCTGTGCCTGCTGCTGACCGCGCCGATCGCCCTGGTCCTCTTCCGTCCGGTGGGAGCCTTCTGGATCTCGCTCGCGGGGTTCTTGGTCGCGCTGCCCACCGGAGAGGGCTCCCCCTGGGCGGACCTGGCGCCGGTGTGCCACCTGATCGTGATGGTGTCGGTCGTGCTGCGGACCCGGCCGCGCACGGCACCGGAGATGTGGCTGCTGACGATCGTCCCCGCGACCTTCCTCTCGGCCTTCGCCGACGACATCGACGGGAACCTGCCCTTCGTCGCGCTCTTCTCCGCCGTCGTCCTGGTGGCCGCCGCCGCCGGGCGGGCCTGGCACGAGGAGCGCCGGCACGTCGTGGAGACGGAGACCGTCACCGCCAAGGAGCGCGCCCACCGCACGCTGCTGGAAGAGCGCGCCCTCATCGCCCGCGAGCTGCACGACGTGGTGGCGCACCACATGTCCGTCATCGCCATCCAGGCCGAAGCCGCCCCTTTCCGCGTCAAGGACACCCCGCCGGAGCTGGCGGGCGCCTTCACCACCATCCGGGAGAACGCCGTCGCCGCGCTGACCGAGCTGCGCCGCATCCTGGGCCTCGTACGGGCCGACGACCCGGACACGTTCGCCGTCACCGGCCCGGAGGCTCCACAGCCCACCCTGGCCGCCCTCGATACGCTCCTGGAGGGGGTGCGGGAGGCGGGCCTGGAGGTGGACGCGGTGATCACCGGCGCGCCCCGGACGTTCCCGCAGGGCGTCGAGCTGTCGGCCTACCGGCTCGTCCAGGAGGCCCTCAGCAACGCGCTGCGGCACTCTCCCGGGGCCAAGACCCGCGTCGAGATCTCCTACGTCCTGGGCGGCCTGGGACTGCGCGTCGTCAACGGCAGGCCGGAGCGCCCGGTCACGCCGTCCCCCGGCTCGGGACACGGCCTGCTGGGCATGCGGGAGCGGGTGCAGTTGCTGGGCGGGGAGATGACGGCCGATCCGACGGAGGAGGGCGGCTTCGAGGTGCTGGCCTTCGTTCCCGTCACACCGGATGCTCCGGCCCCGGCGTCCGAGGGGAACCCGGCGCGGGGCGAAGAGCACACGGCACGGCACGAAGGGAACCCGGCGTGGGGAGAGGGGGCGGCGTGA
- a CDS encoding alpha/beta fold hydrolase, which produces MTNEHPTAAPLASVMDVRVHGTGPALLLAHGAGGGIEGNFGLVLDDLASDHTLIGPHYPGAGNTPAAATPLDLDELADAVVESAVSRGHERFVVMGESLGSAVAVRAATRHPERVRALVLTAGFPVADPALALAARLVTTLGKAGEWDAVARFACLSCLTDRDLAEMPEEALEAAVAATRASLPAGMVDHFALLPEIDVRGDLAGISVPVLVLAPTGDRLVLPDSSRRLARGIPGATLVEIPGGAHVLNEADRAVWLKHVRGLLGGL; this is translated from the coding sequence ATGACCAATGAACACCCGACAGCAGCCCCGCTCGCCTCCGTGATGGACGTACGCGTGCACGGCACCGGCCCGGCACTGCTGCTGGCGCACGGAGCGGGCGGCGGGATCGAGGGCAATTTCGGGCTCGTGCTCGACGACCTCGCCTCGGACCACACCCTCATAGGCCCGCACTATCCGGGCGCGGGGAACACTCCGGCCGCCGCGACGCCGCTCGACCTCGACGAACTGGCCGACGCGGTCGTGGAGTCGGCCGTCTCGCGCGGGCACGAGCGCTTCGTCGTCATGGGGGAGTCGCTGGGCTCGGCCGTCGCCGTCCGGGCGGCGACGCGGCATCCGGAGCGGGTCCGCGCGCTCGTACTGACCGCGGGCTTCCCCGTCGCGGATCCCGCGTTGGCGCTCGCGGCGCGGCTCGTCACCACGCTGGGGAAGGCCGGGGAATGGGACGCTGTCGCCCGCTTCGCCTGCCTGTCGTGCCTCACGGACCGGGACCTGGCCGAGATGCCCGAGGAGGCGCTGGAAGCGGCTGTGGCGGCCACCCGTGCGAGCCTGCCGGCGGGGATGGTGGACCACTTCGCGCTGTTGCCCGAGATCGACGTGCGCGGCGACCTCGCCGGGATCTCGGTGCCCGTCCTGGTGCTGGCGCCCACCGGCGACCGTCTCGTCCTGCCCGACAGCTCCCGCCGCCTCGCCCGGGGCATTCCCGGGGCCACGCTCGTGGAGATCCCGGGCGGTGCGCACGTCCTGAACGAGGCGGACCGTGCGGTGTGGCTGAAGCACGTGAGGGGCCTCCTGGGCGGGCTGTGA
- a CDS encoding class I SAM-dependent methyltransferase — MPMNRAHRRLCSSEKWAAGVRDRLLPWALDGVELGEDIVEIGPGYGANLRVLIEQVPNVTAVEIDAGTVDLLRAKWGDRARVLHADGAQLPLPDETYSAVVCFTMLHHVPTAEHQDRIFAEAFRVLRPGGTFAGADSQPNFRFRLLHIGDTMNTLDPAKLPARLSRAGFTRVSTSLHPESGGLRFSARRP, encoded by the coding sequence ATGCCGATGAACAGAGCGCACCGGAGACTGTGCAGTTCGGAGAAGTGGGCGGCCGGAGTACGGGACCGGCTGCTGCCGTGGGCCCTGGACGGGGTCGAACTGGGCGAGGACATCGTCGAGATCGGACCGGGCTACGGCGCGAATCTGCGTGTCCTGATCGAGCAGGTGCCAAATGTGACCGCCGTGGAGATCGACGCCGGCACGGTGGACCTGCTGCGCGCCAAGTGGGGCGATCGCGCGCGCGTTCTGCACGCCGACGGGGCACAGTTGCCGCTGCCGGACGAAACGTACTCCGCCGTCGTGTGCTTCACGATGCTCCACCACGTGCCGACCGCTGAACACCAGGACCGGATCTTCGCCGAGGCGTTCCGTGTGCTGCGCCCCGGCGGCACGTTCGCCGGCGCCGACAGCCAGCCGAACTTCCGCTTCCGGCTGCTGCACATCGGCGACACCATGAACACCCTCGACCCGGCGAAGCTGCCCGCGCGGCTGTCCCGCGCGGGGTTCACCCGCGTGTCCACCTCGCTTCATCCGGAGAGCGGCGGGCTGCGCTTCAGCGCCAGGCGGCCGTGA
- a CDS encoding alpha/beta fold hydrolase — MAAAGVASSGPVVLPCTRVGEGPHHVIAVHGWFADRGAYGPVLDILDREAFSYAVPDLRGYGEAREVSGACSTSEAAGDILALADSLGWDRFSLVGHSMGGSVIQRVLVAAPERVRRMVGLAPVPAAGVPLQGEQWELFAGAAESPAGRKMIIDFSTGGRRPDAWVDLMVERSLACVAPEAFRSWLDSWALEDFHEQVRGAKVPVRVVVGDGDPSLSAERMRETWLQWYPAAELVELPGAGHYPVDETPLETVRVIEDFLHADVGR, encoded by the coding sequence ATGGCCGCTGCTGGTGTCGCTTCATCCGGACCGGTCGTCCTGCCGTGCACGCGGGTGGGTGAGGGCCCGCACCATGTGATCGCCGTGCACGGCTGGTTCGCCGACCGGGGCGCCTACGGCCCGGTGCTCGACATCCTCGACCGGGAGGCGTTCAGCTACGCCGTGCCCGATCTGCGCGGCTACGGCGAGGCCCGAGAGGTCTCCGGAGCCTGCTCCACCAGCGAGGCGGCAGGCGACATACTCGCGCTCGCCGACTCCCTCGGCTGGGACCGCTTCTCGCTCGTGGGGCACTCCATGGGCGGCTCCGTCATCCAGCGCGTACTGGTGGCGGCGCCGGAGCGGGTGCGCCGGATGGTGGGACTCGCGCCGGTGCCCGCCGCGGGTGTGCCCCTCCAGGGCGAACAGTGGGAGCTGTTCGCCGGCGCCGCCGAAAGTCCCGCCGGCCGCAAGATGATCATCGACTTCAGCACGGGGGGCCGCAGACCGGATGCCTGGGTCGACCTCATGGTCGAGCGCTCCTTGGCGTGCGTCGCCCCCGAGGCGTTCCGCTCTTGGCTGGACTCGTGGGCCCTGGAGGACTTCCACGAGCAGGTGCGGGGAGCGAAGGTGCCGGTGCGGGTCGTGGTCGGGGACGGCGATCCGTCGCTGTCGGCCGAGCGGATGCGGGAGACCTGGCTCCAGTGGTATCCGGCCGCCGAACTCGTCGAACTGCCCGGTGCCGGGCACTATCCGGTGGACGAGACGCCGCTGGAGACGGTGCGCGTCATCGAGGACTTCCTGCACGCGGACGTCGGCCGGTGA
- a CDS encoding MerR family transcriptional regulator: MRMKEMVRRTGVNERLLRYYEQQGLLHPERLPSGYRVYSEADVDTVRRVRCLLAAGLPTAAIAQILPCLRDEDDRLVPTCPDLLAQLREQRDRMTARMEALSTSRGLLDAVLDAAPAELTAAR, encoded by the coding sequence ATGCGCATGAAGGAGATGGTGCGGCGCACCGGGGTGAACGAGCGGCTGCTGCGCTACTACGAACAGCAGGGGCTCCTGCACCCGGAGCGGCTCCCCAGCGGATACCGCGTCTACAGCGAGGCGGACGTAGATACGGTCCGCAGGGTGCGCTGTCTGCTGGCGGCGGGGCTGCCGACGGCGGCGATCGCACAGATCCTGCCCTGCCTGCGCGACGAGGACGACCGTCTGGTGCCCACCTGCCCCGACCTGCTCGCCCAGCTGCGCGAACAGCGCGACCGGATGACCGCCCGAATGGAGGCGCTGAGCACCTCACGCGGCCTTCTGGACGCGGTTCTCGACGCGGCCCCGGCGGAACTCACCGCGGCGCGGTAG
- a CDS encoding GNAT family N-acetyltransferase: MEIVPAHFDHPDVRKLNEIVLQEYVERYGNTEGDATPLDAAMFQPPRGLYLLAHDDEGRPVATGGWRSMDASEENYTDGDAELKRMFVMPEARGLGLARRILALLEDDARAAGRVRMVLETGIEQPEAIALYTSSGYEPAKAKFGHYRFHDESRCYVKPLR; this comes from the coding sequence ATGGAGATCGTTCCCGCCCATTTCGACCATCCGGACGTCCGGAAGCTCAACGAGATCGTGCTTCAGGAGTACGTCGAGCGCTACGGCAACACGGAGGGCGACGCGACTCCGCTCGATGCCGCCATGTTCCAGCCGCCGCGCGGTCTCTATCTGCTCGCCCATGACGACGAAGGGCGGCCCGTCGCCACGGGCGGCTGGCGTTCCATGGACGCGAGCGAGGAGAACTACACGGACGGCGACGCCGAGTTGAAGCGCATGTTCGTCATGCCCGAGGCCCGCGGCCTGGGGCTGGCCCGCCGGATACTCGCGCTTTTGGAAGACGACGCGCGGGCCGCGGGCCGCGTCCGGATGGTGCTGGAAACGGGAATCGAACAGCCCGAGGCCATCGCGCTGTACACCTCGTCCGGGTACGAGCCCGCCAAGGCCAAGTTCGGCCACTACCGCTTCCACGACGAGAGCCGCTGCTACGTCAAGCCTCTCCGCTGA
- a CDS encoding response regulator transcription factor, whose translation MIRVLLVDDQELVREGFSVLLGAMPDIEVVGEAVNGEEAVEKVAALSPDVVLMDVRMPGMNGLEATREIVAGGTETKVLVLTTFDLDEYVYQALRAGASGFLLKDASVGQLAEGVRVVAAGEALLAPTITKRLITEFSKLGAPRPVAERIGDLTERETEVLVLVAQGLSNNEIAERLVVADSTVKTHVGRVLVKLGLRDRTQAAVFAYERGLVRPGGWGVSSK comes from the coding sequence GTGATTCGCGTACTGCTCGTCGACGACCAGGAGCTGGTCCGCGAGGGCTTCTCGGTGCTGTTGGGCGCGATGCCGGACATCGAGGTCGTCGGCGAGGCCGTCAATGGCGAGGAGGCGGTGGAGAAGGTCGCCGCGCTCAGCCCCGACGTCGTCCTGATGGACGTCCGGATGCCCGGCATGAACGGTCTGGAGGCCACCCGGGAAATCGTCGCCGGTGGTACGGAGACCAAGGTGCTGGTCCTGACCACCTTCGATCTGGACGAGTACGTTTACCAGGCGTTGCGCGCAGGAGCGAGCGGCTTCCTGCTCAAGGACGCCTCGGTCGGCCAACTGGCGGAGGGCGTCCGGGTCGTGGCGGCCGGGGAGGCCCTGCTCGCGCCGACGATCACAAAGCGGCTGATCACGGAGTTCTCCAAGCTGGGAGCGCCGCGCCCGGTCGCCGAACGCATCGGCGACCTCACCGAACGGGAGACCGAGGTGCTCGTGCTGGTCGCCCAGGGCCTGTCCAACAACGAGATCGCCGAGCGTCTGGTCGTCGCCGACTCCACGGTCAAGACACACGTGGGCCGCGTCCTGGTGAAGCTGGGGCTGCGCGACCGCACCCAGGCGGCCGTCTTCGCGTACGAGCGAGGTCTGGTGCGACCGGGCGGCTGGGGAGTGTCTTCAAAGTAG
- a CDS encoding maleylpyruvate isomerase family mycothiol-dependent enzyme → MDIKSAIAAERGEFAEVLDGLAAEDWDAPSLCAGWRVREVAAHMSLGFRCPLPRMMRELLVARGSLHRMTDQCARKDAARMTTGEMASALRDNARHPWKPPVGGITAALGHDVVHGLDITVALGHEREVPQERVAALLAVVTPKTVKFFGADLGGVELYAEDLGWSYGTGSRLSGSAQDLLLLTYGRKLPPGRLRGEAAERFALRLPEPTGSDG, encoded by the coding sequence AACGCGGTGAGTTCGCCGAAGTACTGGACGGACTGGCGGCCGAGGACTGGGACGCGCCGTCGCTGTGTGCCGGATGGCGGGTGCGGGAGGTCGCCGCGCATATGTCGCTCGGATTCCGCTGTCCGCTGCCCCGGATGATGCGGGAACTGCTCGTTGCCCGCGGCAGTCTGCACCGGATGACGGACCAGTGTGCCCGCAAGGACGCCGCCCGGATGACCACCGGTGAGATGGCCTCGGCCCTCAGGGACAACGCCCGCCATCCCTGGAAGCCTCCGGTGGGTGGGATCACCGCCGCGCTCGGCCACGACGTGGTGCACGGGCTGGACATCACCGTCGCACTCGGCCACGAGCGCGAGGTCCCCCAGGAGCGGGTGGCGGCCCTCCTGGCGGTCGTGACGCCCAAGACGGTCAAGTTCTTCGGCGCCGACCTCGGCGGCGTCGAGCTGTACGCCGAGGACCTCGGCTGGTCCTACGGGACGGGCTCGCGGCTCTCCGGGTCGGCGCAGGATCTCCTGCTGCTCACCTATGGGCGCAAACTGCCGCCGGGGCGGCTGCGCGGGGAGGCCGCCGAGCGCTTCGCGCTGCGGCTCCCGGAGCCCACCGGCTCTGACGGCTGA
- a CDS encoding putative RNA methyltransferase — protein MSEPHPMRREPWRTLLTVIRCPLCRARLEPDERSLRCPRRHTFDIAKHGYVSLLSGGRRGASADTAAMVQARTDFLEAGHYAPLARTLARTVASLGPEDGTLLDAGAGTGYYLAAALEALPGATGLGLDASPYALRRAARAHPRAGAASWDVWKPFPVQDGGIDTVLNVFAPRNGAEFHRVLRPGGALAVVTPTGRHLGELRREVGLLEVDPDKEERLERTLAAHFERERTEPLEYTVELSGRDVENLASMGPAARHVRPEELRERVAALGDRVSVTASFGVSVYRRAATAPR, from the coding sequence ATGTCCGAACCGCACCCCATGCGCCGCGAACCGTGGCGCACACTGTTGACCGTCATCCGGTGCCCGCTGTGCCGGGCGAGGCTCGAACCGGATGAGCGCTCACTTCGCTGCCCGCGACGCCACACCTTCGACATCGCCAAGCACGGCTATGTGAGCCTGCTGAGCGGCGGGCGGCGCGGGGCGAGCGCCGATACCGCCGCGATGGTCCAGGCCCGCACTGACTTCCTGGAGGCCGGACACTACGCGCCGCTGGCCCGCACGCTGGCCCGGACGGTCGCCTCCCTCGGACCGGAGGACGGCACCCTGCTGGACGCCGGCGCGGGCACCGGCTACTACCTCGCCGCCGCCCTGGAGGCGCTGCCGGGAGCCACGGGCCTCGGGCTGGACGCTTCGCCGTACGCGCTGCGGCGGGCCGCGCGGGCACATCCGCGGGCAGGGGCGGCCAGTTGGGACGTGTGGAAGCCCTTCCCGGTCCAGGACGGCGGCATCGACACCGTGCTGAACGTCTTCGCACCGCGCAACGGCGCCGAGTTCCACCGGGTCCTGCGGCCCGGGGGCGCACTGGCCGTCGTCACGCCCACCGGCAGGCACCTGGGCGAGCTGCGGCGGGAAGTGGGGCTGCTGGAGGTCGATCCCGACAAGGAGGAGCGCCTTGAGCGCACCTTGGCGGCGCACTTCGAGCGGGAGCGGACCGAGCCCCTGGAGTACACCGTCGAGCTGTCCGGACGCGATGTGGAGAACCTCGCCTCCATGGGGCCCGCCGCACGCCATGTCCGTCCGGAGGAACTGCGCGAGCGGGTCGCGGCACTGGGAGACCGCGTGAGCGTCACGGCGTCGTTCGGCGTCTCCGTGTACCGGAGGGCCGCTACCGCGCCGCGGTGA
- a CDS encoding helix-turn-helix transcriptional regulator: MVAEALRDDPADGRPLAAWATVAGASSRTLARLFTAETRLGFGRWREHLRMQEAMSLLAERGPVESVARRVGYASAGAFIAAFRRTVGLTPGQFFR, from the coding sequence ATGGTCGCTGAAGCGCTGCGCGACGACCCCGCCGACGGGCGTCCCCTCGCCGCCTGGGCCACCGTGGCGGGCGCCAGTTCCCGCACCCTGGCCCGCCTCTTCACCGCCGAGACCCGGCTCGGCTTCGGCCGCTGGCGCGAACACCTCCGCATGCAGGAGGCGATGTCGCTGCTGGCCGAGAGAGGGCCGGTGGAATCGGTGGCCCGCAGAGTCGGCTACGCCTCGGCCGGCGCCTTCATCGCCGCCTTCCGGCGCACGGTAGGGCTCACACCGGGCCAGTTCTTCCGCTGA